One window from the genome of Aquabacterium sp. A3 encodes:
- a CDS encoding oxygenase MpaB family protein has translation MQSAQERSAMGTSPRDSVALPVAPQQPPRRHGADLKRSRAMAARLRWMIDGDPEPDASDWQAMGMALWDGDPLADEVAAWMLAQGGARAWPLVQEALGMDPASAAQDARVPGCLARLISRVHARPAWLDEARLRRGARVLQTSGRLGTMVLRDAALMAGYQASAINQTLLRTGQLQRGAPQRIAETALWWLMCTDDGGLNPGAPGHVMTVKVRLMHALVRVRLQRAPDWDAAELGVPINQLDMQATYLAFSAVQLLGLRMTGDIFSRQDANAVMHLWRYVGWLMGVDECWLCDDEQTGRVLLYRNLLSQAPSDASSVALGRALMDEPLSRPYAWGARWRGRWDRACHLSLVRWFIGGQGMHNLGLPAAWPWYPLLLWGPRCLRSLSMRLLPFTRPWWRRWGRWQQQAFRRATAQALNEHGLTRPVP, from the coding sequence ATGCAGTCAGCGCAGGAGCGCAGCGCCATGGGCACGTCACCGAGGGACTCGGTGGCGCTGCCTGTCGCCCCTCAGCAGCCCCCCAGGCGCCACGGTGCCGACCTGAAACGCAGTCGTGCCATGGCGGCCCGCCTGCGGTGGATGATCGACGGCGATCCTGAGCCCGACGCCAGTGACTGGCAGGCCATGGGCATGGCGCTGTGGGACGGTGACCCGCTGGCCGACGAGGTGGCGGCATGGATGCTGGCGCAAGGTGGTGCACGGGCGTGGCCCCTGGTGCAAGAGGCGCTGGGCATGGACCCGGCCTCCGCGGCGCAGGATGCGCGGGTGCCGGGCTGTCTGGCTCGCCTCATCAGCCGGGTGCACGCCCGGCCGGCCTGGCTGGACGAGGCCCGGCTGCGGCGAGGTGCACGTGTGTTGCAGACCTCCGGACGCTTGGGCACGATGGTCTTGCGCGACGCCGCCCTCATGGCCGGCTACCAGGCGTCGGCCATCAACCAAACCTTGTTGCGCACCGGCCAGCTGCAGCGTGGCGCGCCCCAGCGTATCGCCGAAACGGCGCTGTGGTGGTTGATGTGCACCGACGACGGTGGTCTGAATCCCGGGGCGCCGGGCCATGTGATGACCGTCAAGGTGCGCCTGATGCACGCGCTGGTGCGGGTGCGGCTGCAGCGCGCCCCCGACTGGGACGCGGCCGAACTGGGCGTGCCCATCAATCAGCTGGACATGCAAGCCACTTACCTGGCGTTCAGCGCTGTGCAATTGCTGGGCTTGCGCATGACCGGCGACATCTTCTCGCGCCAGGATGCCAATGCCGTGATGCACCTGTGGCGTTACGTGGGCTGGCTCATGGGGGTGGACGAGTGCTGGTTGTGTGACGATGAGCAGACCGGGCGGGTGCTGCTGTACCGCAATCTGTTGAGCCAGGCGCCATCGGATGCGTCGAGCGTGGCCCTGGGCCGGGCCCTGATGGACGAGCCGCTGTCTCGGCCCTATGCCTGGGGTGCGCGCTGGCGCGGGCGCTGGGACCGGGCGTGTCACCTCAGCCTGGTGCGCTGGTTCATTGGCGGGCAGGGCATGCACAACCTGGGCTTGCCGGCGGCCTGGCCTTGGTACCCGCTGCTGTTGTGGGGGCCGCGCTGTCTGCGGTCGCTGAGCATGCGCCTGCTGCCGTTCACGCGGCCGTGGTGGCGTCGGTGGGGTCGCTGGCAACAGCAGGCGTTTCGGCGCGCCACGGCCCAGGCGCTCAATGAGCATGGATTGACGCGGCCGGTGCCTTAG
- the atpG gene encoding F0F1 ATP synthase subunit gamma gives MAVGKEIRNKIKSVENTKKITKAMEMVAASKMRKAQDRMLAARPYAEKVRNITANLAKANPEYVHPFMLPSAGGKKVGFIVVSTDKGLCGGLNTNVLRAVTNKLKELDGQGIKADVVSIGNKATGFFNRIGANVVAQVVGMGDTPHMEKLIGPVKVLLDAYTAGELSAVYLCYTRFINTMKQEPQVQQLLPLGADEFAGETTHSWEYIYEPDAKLVIDELMTRYVEALVYQSVAENMASEQSARMVAMKAATDNAGNVIKELKLVYNKTRQAAITTELSEIVAGAAAV, from the coding sequence ATGGCCGTAGGCAAGGAAATTCGCAACAAGATCAAGAGCGTCGAGAACACCAAGAAGATCACCAAGGCCATGGAAATGGTCGCGGCTTCGAAGATGCGCAAGGCGCAGGATCGCATGCTTGCGGCTCGGCCCTACGCTGAAAAGGTGCGCAACATCACGGCGAACTTGGCCAAGGCCAACCCCGAGTACGTCCACCCCTTCATGCTGCCCAGTGCGGGAGGCAAGAAGGTGGGCTTCATCGTGGTGAGCACGGACAAGGGTCTGTGCGGTGGCTTGAACACGAACGTGCTGCGTGCCGTGACCAACAAGCTCAAAGAGCTGGACGGTCAGGGCATCAAGGCCGACGTGGTCTCCATCGGCAACAAGGCCACCGGCTTTTTCAACCGCATCGGTGCCAATGTCGTCGCGCAAGTCGTCGGCATGGGCGACACGCCGCACATGGAAAAGCTCATTGGCCCGGTCAAGGTGCTGCTCGACGCTTACACGGCGGGCGAACTCAGCGCGGTGTACCTGTGCTACACCCGCTTCATCAACACGATGAAGCAAGAGCCTCAGGTGCAGCAACTGCTGCCCCTGGGTGCCGACGAGTTCGCAGGCGAAACGACTCATTCATGGGAATACATCTATGAGCCGGACGCCAAGCTGGTGATCGACGAGTTGATGACCCGTTACGTTGAGGCGCTGGTTTACCAGTCTGTGGCAGAGAACATGGCTTCGGAGCAGTCGGCTCGCATGGTCGCCATGAAGGCCGCGACCGACAACGCTGGCAATGTGATCAAGGAACTGAAGCTGGTCTACAACAAGACCCGCCAGGCGGCGATCACGACCGAGCTGTCCGAGATCGTGGCCGGTGCGGCTGCGGTCTGA
- a CDS encoding F0F1 ATP synthase subunit epsilon, translating to MSTIHVDVVSAEESIFSGEATLVSLPGEVGELGILPRHTPLITRIKPGAVRIQRADNNEEEFVFVAGGILEVQPHCVTVLADTAIRGKDLDEAKANEAKRLAEEAVQNASGELDLAKAQSELAELVAQLAAIRRLRKK from the coding sequence ATGTCCACCATTCACGTTGACGTCGTCTCGGCCGAAGAGTCGATCTTTTCGGGCGAGGCCACGCTGGTGTCCCTGCCAGGTGAAGTGGGCGAGCTCGGCATCCTGCCGCGCCACACCCCGCTGATCACCCGCATCAAGCCGGGCGCCGTGCGCATCCAGCGCGCCGACAACAACGAAGAAGAGTTCGTCTTCGTTGCAGGCGGCATCCTGGAGGTGCAGCCTCACTGCGTGACCGTTCTGGCCGACACCGCCATCCGCGGCAAGGACCTGGACGAAGCCAAAGCCAACGAGGCCAAGCGCCTGGCCGAAGAGGCCGTGCAGAACGCCAGCGGCGAACTGGACCTGGCCAAGGCCCAGAGCGAACTGGCCGAACTGGTGGCCCAACTGGCTGCCATCCGCCGCCTGCGCAAGAAGTGA
- the gspG gene encoding type II secretion system major pseudopilin GspG encodes MTMFARFSGRVGGLARQVQRGFTLIELMVVLVIIGLLAALIVPNVLDRADDARVTAARTDIANLMQALKLYRLDNQRYPTAEQGLEALVARPAAPPVPGNWKPYLEKLPKDPWGSAYQYVNPGVKGAVDVFSFGADGQTGGEGRDADIGSWE; translated from the coding sequence ATGACGATGTTTGCGCGCTTTTCGGGTCGCGTCGGGGGATTGGCCCGGCAGGTACAACGTGGCTTTACCCTCATCGAGTTGATGGTGGTGCTGGTGATCATTGGTTTGCTGGCGGCCCTGATCGTGCCCAATGTGCTGGACCGTGCCGACGACGCTCGCGTCACGGCGGCGCGCACCGACATCGCCAACCTGATGCAGGCCCTCAAGCTGTACCGTCTGGACAACCAGCGTTATCCCACGGCAGAGCAGGGCCTGGAGGCGCTGGTGGCGCGGCCTGCGGCACCGCCCGTGCCCGGCAACTGGAAGCCCTACCTCGAAAAGCTGCCCAAAGACCCGTGGGGCAGCGCTTACCAGTACGTCAACCCCGGCGTGAAGGGGGCGGTGGATGTGTTCAGTTTTGGCGCAGACGGCCAGACCGGCGGCGAAGGCAGGGATGCCGACATCGGTTCCTGGGAGTGA
- the atpD gene encoding F0F1 ATP synthase subunit beta translates to MADTQTVGKIVQCIGAVVDVEFPRDRMPKVYDALKMDGSALTLEVQQQLGDGIVRTIALGSSDGLRRGMQVFNTNAQITVPVGQATLGRIMDVLGNPIDERGPVDQTLTAPIHRKAPAYDELSPSTELLETGIKVIDLVCPFAKGGKVGLFGGAGVGKTVNMMELINNIAKAHSGLSVFAGVGERTREGNDFYHEMSDAGVVKQDNLAESKVAMVYGQMNEPPGNRLRVALTGLTMAESFRDEGRDVLFFVDNIYRYTLAGTEVSALLGRMPSAVGYQPTLAEEMGRLQERITSTKVGSITSIQAVYVPADDLTDPSPATTFAHLDSTVVLSRDIASLGIYPAVDPLDSTSRQLDPHVVGDEHYTVARAVQNTLQRYKELRDIIAILGMDELAPEDKLLVARARKIQRFLSQPFHVAEVFTGAPGKYVPLKETIRGFKMIVNGECDSLPEQAFYMVGTIDEAFEKAKALN, encoded by the coding sequence ATGGCTGACACGCAAACAGTGGGCAAGATCGTTCAGTGCATCGGCGCCGTGGTGGACGTGGAGTTCCCGCGTGACCGCATGCCCAAGGTGTACGACGCCCTGAAGATGGACGGCTCCGCGCTGACCCTCGAAGTGCAACAGCAGTTGGGTGACGGCATCGTCCGCACCATCGCGCTGGGCTCGTCCGACGGCCTGCGCCGTGGCATGCAGGTGTTCAACACCAACGCACAGATCACCGTGCCCGTGGGCCAGGCAACCCTGGGCCGCATCATGGACGTGCTGGGCAACCCCATCGACGAACGTGGCCCCGTGGACCAGACGCTGACCGCGCCGATCCACCGCAAGGCCCCGGCCTACGACGAACTGTCGCCCTCGACCGAGCTGCTGGAAACCGGCATCAAGGTGATCGACCTGGTCTGCCCGTTCGCCAAGGGCGGTAAGGTGGGTCTGTTCGGTGGCGCCGGTGTGGGCAAGACCGTGAACATGATGGAGCTCATCAACAACATCGCCAAGGCTCACTCGGGTCTGTCGGTGTTCGCTGGTGTGGGCGAGCGTACCCGTGAGGGCAACGACTTCTATCACGAAATGTCTGATGCAGGCGTCGTGAAGCAAGACAACCTGGCCGAATCCAAAGTGGCCATGGTGTACGGTCAGATGAACGAGCCGCCGGGCAACCGTCTGCGCGTCGCCCTGACCGGTCTGACGATGGCCGAATCCTTCCGCGACGAAGGCCGTGACGTGCTGTTCTTCGTGGACAACATCTACCGCTACACCCTGGCCGGTACCGAAGTGTCCGCGCTGCTGGGCCGCATGCCTTCCGCCGTGGGTTACCAGCCCACCCTGGCCGAAGAAATGGGTCGTCTGCAAGAGCGCATCACCTCGACCAAGGTCGGCTCGATCACCTCGATCCAGGCCGTGTACGTCCCTGCGGACGACTTGACCGACCCGTCGCCTGCCACCACCTTCGCCCACTTGGACTCCACCGTGGTGCTGTCCCGTGACATCGCTTCGCTGGGCATCTACCCCGCTGTGGACCCGCTGGACTCGACCTCGCGTCAGCTGGACCCGCACGTGGTGGGCGACGAGCACTACACCGTGGCCCGCGCCGTGCAGAACACCCTGCAGCGCTACAAGGAACTGCGCGACATCATCGCCATTCTGGGCATGGACGAACTGGCTCCGGAAGACAAGCTGCTGGTGGCCCGCGCTCGCAAGATCCAGCGCTTCCTGTCGCAGCCTTTCCACGTGGCCGAAGTGTTCACCGGTGCCCCTGGCAAGTACGTGCCCCTGAAGGAAACCATCCGTGGTTTCAAGATGATTGTGAACGGCGAGTGCGACAGCCTGCCCGAGCAAGCCTTCTACATGGTTGGCACGATCGACGAAGCCTTCGAAAAGGCCAAGGCCCTCAACTGA
- the ilvA gene encoding threonine ammonia-lyase, biosynthetic, whose translation MPAARTTKKKTAPSSLSLHDYLQRILTTRVYDVAIESPLEEARTLSRRLGHHIYMKREDLQPVFSFKLRGAYNKMAKLSPAQLAKGVICASAGNHAQGVALGAKRLGCQATIVMPVTTPQVKIDAVRHFGGEHVQIVLHGESYSDAALHAKALERKKGMTFVHPFDDPDVIAGQGTVAMEILRQHQGPIDAIFVAIGGGGLISGVAAYVKAVRPDIKVIGVQTSDSDAMVRSVKAGDRITLSDVGLFSDGTAVKLVGEETLRLTRELVDDFVVVNTDAVCAAIKDIYQDTRGIVEPAGALGVAAIKQYAARHGGQGKTYIAINCGANMNFDRLRFVAERAEVGEEREALLAVSIPEERGSFKRFCEVIGPRSVTEFNYRISDEREAHVFVGLSTREKGESRQIAKQFEAEGFRTVDLTHDELAKTHIRHMVGGRSSLAEGERLYSFVFPEKPGALMNFLTSLPPGWNISLFHYRNQGADYGRILVGLQVPKGEVARIGQVLDQQGYVYVDETRNPVYRLFLR comes from the coding sequence ATGCCTGCTGCGCGCACCACCAAGAAGAAGACCGCGCCTTCGTCGCTGAGCCTGCACGATTACCTGCAGCGCATCCTGACCACCCGGGTCTATGACGTGGCCATTGAGAGCCCGCTGGAAGAGGCGCGCACCCTGTCGCGCCGCCTGGGGCACCACATCTACATGAAGCGGGAAGACCTGCAGCCGGTCTTCAGCTTCAAGCTGCGCGGGGCTTACAACAAGATGGCCAAGCTCAGCCCTGCCCAGTTGGCCAAGGGCGTGATCTGCGCCTCGGCGGGCAACCACGCGCAAGGGGTGGCCCTGGGGGCCAAGCGCCTGGGCTGTCAGGCCACCATCGTCATGCCGGTCACCACGCCCCAGGTGAAGATCGACGCGGTGCGGCACTTTGGCGGCGAGCATGTGCAGATCGTGCTGCACGGCGAAAGCTATTCGGATGCCGCGTTGCACGCCAAGGCGCTGGAGCGCAAGAAGGGCATGACCTTCGTGCACCCCTTTGACGACCCCGACGTGATCGCGGGCCAAGGCACGGTCGCCATGGAGATCTTGCGCCAACACCAGGGCCCGATCGACGCCATCTTCGTGGCCATTGGCGGTGGCGGCCTCATCAGCGGGGTGGCGGCCTACGTGAAGGCCGTGCGCCCCGACATCAAGGTGATTGGTGTGCAGACGAGCGATTCAGACGCCATGGTGCGCTCGGTCAAGGCGGGTGATCGCATCACGCTGAGCGATGTGGGCCTGTTCTCTGACGGCACGGCCGTGAAGCTGGTGGGCGAAGAAACGCTGCGCCTGACGCGCGAGTTGGTGGACGACTTCGTGGTGGTCAACACCGACGCGGTGTGCGCAGCCATCAAGGACATCTACCAGGACACGCGCGGCATCGTCGAGCCGGCCGGCGCCTTGGGCGTGGCGGCCATCAAGCAGTACGCGGCACGCCATGGCGGGCAGGGCAAAACCTACATCGCCATCAACTGCGGCGCCAACATGAACTTCGACCGCCTGCGCTTCGTGGCCGAGCGGGCCGAGGTGGGTGAGGAGCGCGAGGCCTTGCTGGCCGTGAGCATCCCGGAGGAGCGTGGCTCGTTCAAGCGCTTTTGCGAGGTCATCGGGCCCCGCAGCGTCACCGAGTTCAACTACCGCATCTCGGATGAGCGTGAGGCGCATGTGTTCGTGGGCCTGAGCACGCGTGAGAAGGGCGAATCACGGCAGATCGCCAAACAGTTCGAGGCCGAGGGCTTCCGCACGGTGGACCTGACCCACGATGAGCTGGCCAAGACGCACATTCGCCACATGGTGGGTGGGCGCTCCAGCCTGGCCGAGGGCGAGCGCCTCTACAGCTTTGTCTTCCCGGAGAAGCCGGGTGCCTTGATGAACTTCCTGACCAGCCTGCCGCCGGGCTGGAACATCAGCCTGTTCCACTACCGCAACCAGGGTGCGGATTACGGCCGCATCCTGGTGGGCCTGCAGGTGCCCAAGGGCGAGGTGGCCCGCATCGGGCAGGTGCTGGACCAGCAGGGTTACGTGTACGTGGACGAAACACGCAACCCGGTGTACCGGCTGTTTTTGCGCTGA